In Castor canadensis chromosome 11, mCasCan1.hap1v2, whole genome shotgun sequence, a single genomic region encodes these proteins:
- the Hgs gene encoding hepatocyte growth factor-regulated tyrosine kinase substrate isoform X1 yields the protein MGRGSGTFERLLDKATSQLLLETDWESILQICDLIRQGDTQAKYAVNSIKKKVNDKNPHVALYALEVMESVVKNCGQTVHDEVANKQTMEELKELLKRQVEVNVRNKILYLIQAWAHAFRNEPKYKVVQDTYQIMKVEGHVFPEFKESDAMFAAERAPDWVDAEECHRCRVQFGVVTRKHHCRACGQIFCGKCSSKYSTIPKFGIEKEVRVCEPCYEQLNKKAEGKATSTTELPPEYLTSPLSQQSQLPPKRDETALQEEEELQLALALSQSEAEEKERLRQKSTYTAHPKEPTPLASSAPPASSLYSSPVNSSAPLAEDIDPELARYLNRNYWEKKQEEARKSPTPSAPVPLTEPAAQPGEGHTAPANMVEAPLPETDSQSMTPSGGPYSEQQYQNGESEESHEQFLKALQNAVTTFVNRVKSNHMRGRSITNDSAVLSLFQSINGMHPQLLELLNQLDERRLYYEGLQDKLAQIRDARGALSALREEHREKLRRAAEEAERQRQIQLAQKLEIMRQKKQEYLEVQRQLAIQRLQEQEKERQMRLEQQKQTVQMRAQMPAFPLPYAQLQAMPSAGGVLYQPSGPTSFPGTFSPAGSVEGSPMHGVYMSQPAPAAGPYSSIPSNAADPSMVSAYMYPAGTPGAQTAPQAQAAPTASPAYSSYQPTPTPGYQNVTSQAPQSLPAISQPPQSGTMGYMGSQSVSMGYQPYNLQTLMTTLPGQDASLPPQQPYITGQQPMYQQMAPSGGPPQQQPPVAQQPPVAGPPAQGSEAQLISFD from the exons agcaAAATATGCTGTAAATTCCATCAAGAAGAAAGTCAATGATAAGAATCCACATGTGGCCTTGTATGCCCTGGAG GTCATGGAGTCTGTGGTGAAGAACTGTGGCCAGACGGTTCATGATGAGGTAGCCAACAAACAGACCATGGAGGAACTGAAGGAGTTGTTGAAG AGGCAAGTAGAAGTAAATGTCCGGAACAAGATACTGTACCTGATCCAGGCCTGGGCACATGCTTTCCGGAATGAGCCCAAGTACAAGGTGGTCCAGGACACCTACCAGATCATGAAAGTGGAAG GACATGTTTTCCCAGAGTTCAAGGAAAGTGATGCCATGTTTGCTGCTGAGAGG GCTCCTGACTGGGTGGATGCTGAGGAATGTCACCGGTGCAGAGTGCAGTTTGGGGTGGTAACCCGAAAG CATCACTGCCGGGCATGCGGGCAGATCTTCTGCGGCAAGTGCTCCTCTAAGTACTCCACCATCCCCAAGTTTGGCATCGAGAAGGAGGTGCGCGTGTGCGAGCCCTGCTATGAGCAGCTGAACAA GAAAGCAGAAGGAAAGGCCACCTCTACCACCGAGCTGCCCCCGGAGTATCTGACCAGCCCCCTCTCACAGCAGTCCCAG TTGCCGCCGAAGCGAGATGAGACAGCGctgcaggaggaagaggagctgcAGTTGGCCTTGGCTCTATCGCAGTCAGAGGCCGAGGAGAAGGAGAGGCTG AGACAGAAGTCAACATACACAGCGCACCCCAAGGAGCCCACACCCCTGGCATCATCAGCGCCCCCAGCCAGCAGTCTGTACTCTTCTCCTGTG AATTCATCAGCACCTCTGGCTGAGGACATCGACCCTGAG CTTGCACGGTACCTCAATCGAAACTACTGGGAGAAAAAGCAGGAAGAGGCTCGGAAGAGCCCCACACCATCCGCACCTGTGCCCCTCACAGAGCCAGCTGCCCAGCCTGGGGAGGGGCACACAGCCCCTGCCAACATGGTGGAG GCTCCCCTCCCGGAGACAGACTCTCAGTCTATGACTCCCTCTGGTGGCCCATATAGTGAG CAGCAGTACCAGAACGGGGAGTCAGAGGAGAGCCACGAGCAGTTCCTGAAAGCCTTGCAGAACGCTGTCACCACCTTCGTCAACCGCGTGAAGAGTAACCACATGCGGGGCCGCAGCATCACCAATGACTCGGCTGTGCTGTCCCTCTTCCAGTCCATCAACGGCATGCACCCGCAGCTGCTCGAGCTCCTCAACCAGCTGGACGAGCGCAGGC TGTACTATGAGGGACTGCAGGACAAGCTGGCACAGATCCGTGATGCCAGGGGGGCACTGAGTGCCCTGCGCGAGGAGCACCGGGAAAAGCTGCGCCGGGCAGCAGAGGAGGCTGAGCGCCAGCGTCAGATACAGCTGGCCCAGAAGCTGGAGATCATGCGGCAGAAGAAGCAG GAGTACCTGGAGGTTCAGAGGCAACTGGCCATCCAACGCCTGCAGGAGCAGGAGAAGGAACGGCAGATGCGTCTGGAGCAACAGAAACAGACCGTCCAGATGCGCGCTCAGATGCCTGCCTTCCCCCTGCCCTATGCCCAG CTCCAGGCCATGCCCTCGGCTGGGGGTGTGCTCTACCAGCCCTCAGGCCCAACCAGCTTTCCTGGCACCTTCAGCCCAGCAGGCTCAGTGGAGGGCTCCCCCATGCATGGTGTCTACATGAGCCAGCCAGCGCCAGCCGCTGGCCCCTACTCCAGTATACCCAGCAACGCAGCAG ATCCCAGCATGGTGAGCGCCTACATGTACCCAGCAGGGACTCCTGGGGCACAGACAGCCCCCCAGGCCCAGGCTGCACCCACCGCTAGCCCTGCCTACTCATCTTATCAGCCCACTCCTACCCCAGGCTACCAG AATGTGACCTCCCAGGCCCCACAGAGTCTCCCAGCCATCTCCCAGCCGCCACAGTCTGGTACCATGGGCTATATGGGGAGTCAGTCAGTGTCCATGGGCTACCAGCCTTATAACTTGCAG ACTCTCATGACCACCCTCCCTGGCCAGGATGCATCTTTGCCACCCCAGCAGCCCTACATCACAGGGCAGCAGCCCATGTACCAGCAG ATGGCGCCCTCCGGTGGCCCTCCCCAGCAGCAGCCGCCAGTGGCCCAGCAACCACCAGTGGCAGGTCCACCAGCACAGGGCAGTGAAGCCCAGCTCATCTCATTTGACTGA
- the Hgs gene encoding hepatocyte growth factor-regulated tyrosine kinase substrate isoform X3, with the protein MGRGSGTFERLLDKATSQLLLETDWESILQICDLIRQGDTQAKYAVNSIKKKVNDKNPHVALYALEVMESVVKNCGQTVHDEVANKQTMEELKELLKRQVEVNVRNKILYLIQAWAHAFRNEPKYKVVQDTYQIMKVEGHVFPEFKESDAMFAAERAPDWVDAEECHRCRVQFGVVTRKHHCRACGQIFCGKCSSKYSTIPKFGIEKEVRVCEPCYEQLNKKAEGKATSTTELPPEYLTSPLSQQSQLPPKRDETALQEEEELQLALALSQSEAEEKERLRQKSTYTAHPKEPTPLASSAPPASSLYSSPVNSSAPLAEDIDPELARYLNRNYWEKKQEEARKSPTPSAPVPLTEPAAQPGEGHTAPANMVEAPLPETDSQSMTPSGGPYSEQQYQNGESEESHEQFLKALQNAVTTFVNRVKSNHMRGRSITNDSAVLSLFQSINGMHPQLLELLNQLDERRLYYEGLQDKLAQIRDARGALSALREEHREKLRRAAEEAERQRQIQLAQKLEIMRQKKQEYLEVQRQLAIQRLQEQEKERQMRLEQQKQTVQMRAQMPAFPLPYAQLQAMPSAGGVLYQPSGPTSFPGTFSPAGSVEGSPMHGVYMSQPAPAAGPYSSIPSNAADPSMVSAYMYPAGTPGAQTAPQAQAAPTASPAYSSYQPTPTPGYQAPQSLPAISQPPQSGTMGYMGSQSVSMGYQPYNLQTLMTTLPGQDASLPPQQPYITGQQPMYQQMAPSGGPPQQQPPVAQQPPVAGPPAQGSEAQLISFD; encoded by the exons agcaAAATATGCTGTAAATTCCATCAAGAAGAAAGTCAATGATAAGAATCCACATGTGGCCTTGTATGCCCTGGAG GTCATGGAGTCTGTGGTGAAGAACTGTGGCCAGACGGTTCATGATGAGGTAGCCAACAAACAGACCATGGAGGAACTGAAGGAGTTGTTGAAG AGGCAAGTAGAAGTAAATGTCCGGAACAAGATACTGTACCTGATCCAGGCCTGGGCACATGCTTTCCGGAATGAGCCCAAGTACAAGGTGGTCCAGGACACCTACCAGATCATGAAAGTGGAAG GACATGTTTTCCCAGAGTTCAAGGAAAGTGATGCCATGTTTGCTGCTGAGAGG GCTCCTGACTGGGTGGATGCTGAGGAATGTCACCGGTGCAGAGTGCAGTTTGGGGTGGTAACCCGAAAG CATCACTGCCGGGCATGCGGGCAGATCTTCTGCGGCAAGTGCTCCTCTAAGTACTCCACCATCCCCAAGTTTGGCATCGAGAAGGAGGTGCGCGTGTGCGAGCCCTGCTATGAGCAGCTGAACAA GAAAGCAGAAGGAAAGGCCACCTCTACCACCGAGCTGCCCCCGGAGTATCTGACCAGCCCCCTCTCACAGCAGTCCCAG TTGCCGCCGAAGCGAGATGAGACAGCGctgcaggaggaagaggagctgcAGTTGGCCTTGGCTCTATCGCAGTCAGAGGCCGAGGAGAAGGAGAGGCTG AGACAGAAGTCAACATACACAGCGCACCCCAAGGAGCCCACACCCCTGGCATCATCAGCGCCCCCAGCCAGCAGTCTGTACTCTTCTCCTGTG AATTCATCAGCACCTCTGGCTGAGGACATCGACCCTGAG CTTGCACGGTACCTCAATCGAAACTACTGGGAGAAAAAGCAGGAAGAGGCTCGGAAGAGCCCCACACCATCCGCACCTGTGCCCCTCACAGAGCCAGCTGCCCAGCCTGGGGAGGGGCACACAGCCCCTGCCAACATGGTGGAG GCTCCCCTCCCGGAGACAGACTCTCAGTCTATGACTCCCTCTGGTGGCCCATATAGTGAG CAGCAGTACCAGAACGGGGAGTCAGAGGAGAGCCACGAGCAGTTCCTGAAAGCCTTGCAGAACGCTGTCACCACCTTCGTCAACCGCGTGAAGAGTAACCACATGCGGGGCCGCAGCATCACCAATGACTCGGCTGTGCTGTCCCTCTTCCAGTCCATCAACGGCATGCACCCGCAGCTGCTCGAGCTCCTCAACCAGCTGGACGAGCGCAGGC TGTACTATGAGGGACTGCAGGACAAGCTGGCACAGATCCGTGATGCCAGGGGGGCACTGAGTGCCCTGCGCGAGGAGCACCGGGAAAAGCTGCGCCGGGCAGCAGAGGAGGCTGAGCGCCAGCGTCAGATACAGCTGGCCCAGAAGCTGGAGATCATGCGGCAGAAGAAGCAG GAGTACCTGGAGGTTCAGAGGCAACTGGCCATCCAACGCCTGCAGGAGCAGGAGAAGGAACGGCAGATGCGTCTGGAGCAACAGAAACAGACCGTCCAGATGCGCGCTCAGATGCCTGCCTTCCCCCTGCCCTATGCCCAG CTCCAGGCCATGCCCTCGGCTGGGGGTGTGCTCTACCAGCCCTCAGGCCCAACCAGCTTTCCTGGCACCTTCAGCCCAGCAGGCTCAGTGGAGGGCTCCCCCATGCATGGTGTCTACATGAGCCAGCCAGCGCCAGCCGCTGGCCCCTACTCCAGTATACCCAGCAACGCAGCAG ATCCCAGCATGGTGAGCGCCTACATGTACCCAGCAGGGACTCCTGGGGCACAGACAGCCCCCCAGGCCCAGGCTGCACCCACCGCTAGCCCTGCCTACTCATCTTATCAGCCCACTCCTACCCCAGGCTACCAG GCCCCACAGAGTCTCCCAGCCATCTCCCAGCCGCCACAGTCTGGTACCATGGGCTATATGGGGAGTCAGTCAGTGTCCATGGGCTACCAGCCTTATAACTTGCAG ACTCTCATGACCACCCTCCCTGGCCAGGATGCATCTTTGCCACCCCAGCAGCCCTACATCACAGGGCAGCAGCCCATGTACCAGCAG ATGGCGCCCTCCGGTGGCCCTCCCCAGCAGCAGCCGCCAGTGGCCCAGCAACCACCAGTGGCAGGTCCACCAGCACAGGGCAGTGAAGCCCAGCTCATCTCATTTGACTGA
- the Hgs gene encoding hepatocyte growth factor-regulated tyrosine kinase substrate isoform X2: protein MGRGSGTFERLLDKATSQLLLETDWESILQICDLIRQGDTQAKYAVNSIKKKVNDKNPHVALYALEVMESVVKNCGQTVHDEVANKQTMEELKELLKRQVEVNVRNKILYLIQAWAHAFRNEPKYKVVQDTYQIMKVEGHVFPEFKESDAMFAAERAPDWVDAEECHRCRVQFGVVTRKHHCRACGQIFCGKCSSKYSTIPKFGIEKEVRVCEPCYEQLNKKAEGKATSTTELPPEYLTSPLSQQSQLPPKRDETALQEEEELQLALALSQSEAEEKERLRQKSTYTAHPKEPTPLASSAPPASSLYSSPVNSSAPLAEDIDPELARYLNRNYWEKKQEEARKSPTPSAPVPLTEPAAQPGEGHTAPANMVEAPLPETDSQSMTPSGGPYSEQYQNGESEESHEQFLKALQNAVTTFVNRVKSNHMRGRSITNDSAVLSLFQSINGMHPQLLELLNQLDERRLYYEGLQDKLAQIRDARGALSALREEHREKLRRAAEEAERQRQIQLAQKLEIMRQKKQEYLEVQRQLAIQRLQEQEKERQMRLEQQKQTVQMRAQMPAFPLPYAQLQAMPSAGGVLYQPSGPTSFPGTFSPAGSVEGSPMHGVYMSQPAPAAGPYSSIPSNAADPSMVSAYMYPAGTPGAQTAPQAQAAPTASPAYSSYQPTPTPGYQNVTSQAPQSLPAISQPPQSGTMGYMGSQSVSMGYQPYNLQTLMTTLPGQDASLPPQQPYITGQQPMYQQMAPSGGPPQQQPPVAQQPPVAGPPAQGSEAQLISFD, encoded by the exons agcaAAATATGCTGTAAATTCCATCAAGAAGAAAGTCAATGATAAGAATCCACATGTGGCCTTGTATGCCCTGGAG GTCATGGAGTCTGTGGTGAAGAACTGTGGCCAGACGGTTCATGATGAGGTAGCCAACAAACAGACCATGGAGGAACTGAAGGAGTTGTTGAAG AGGCAAGTAGAAGTAAATGTCCGGAACAAGATACTGTACCTGATCCAGGCCTGGGCACATGCTTTCCGGAATGAGCCCAAGTACAAGGTGGTCCAGGACACCTACCAGATCATGAAAGTGGAAG GACATGTTTTCCCAGAGTTCAAGGAAAGTGATGCCATGTTTGCTGCTGAGAGG GCTCCTGACTGGGTGGATGCTGAGGAATGTCACCGGTGCAGAGTGCAGTTTGGGGTGGTAACCCGAAAG CATCACTGCCGGGCATGCGGGCAGATCTTCTGCGGCAAGTGCTCCTCTAAGTACTCCACCATCCCCAAGTTTGGCATCGAGAAGGAGGTGCGCGTGTGCGAGCCCTGCTATGAGCAGCTGAACAA GAAAGCAGAAGGAAAGGCCACCTCTACCACCGAGCTGCCCCCGGAGTATCTGACCAGCCCCCTCTCACAGCAGTCCCAG TTGCCGCCGAAGCGAGATGAGACAGCGctgcaggaggaagaggagctgcAGTTGGCCTTGGCTCTATCGCAGTCAGAGGCCGAGGAGAAGGAGAGGCTG AGACAGAAGTCAACATACACAGCGCACCCCAAGGAGCCCACACCCCTGGCATCATCAGCGCCCCCAGCCAGCAGTCTGTACTCTTCTCCTGTG AATTCATCAGCACCTCTGGCTGAGGACATCGACCCTGAG CTTGCACGGTACCTCAATCGAAACTACTGGGAGAAAAAGCAGGAAGAGGCTCGGAAGAGCCCCACACCATCCGCACCTGTGCCCCTCACAGAGCCAGCTGCCCAGCCTGGGGAGGGGCACACAGCCCCTGCCAACATGGTGGAG GCTCCCCTCCCGGAGACAGACTCTCAGTCTATGACTCCCTCTGGTGGCCCATATAGTGAG CAGTACCAGAACGGGGAGTCAGAGGAGAGCCACGAGCAGTTCCTGAAAGCCTTGCAGAACGCTGTCACCACCTTCGTCAACCGCGTGAAGAGTAACCACATGCGGGGCCGCAGCATCACCAATGACTCGGCTGTGCTGTCCCTCTTCCAGTCCATCAACGGCATGCACCCGCAGCTGCTCGAGCTCCTCAACCAGCTGGACGAGCGCAGGC TGTACTATGAGGGACTGCAGGACAAGCTGGCACAGATCCGTGATGCCAGGGGGGCACTGAGTGCCCTGCGCGAGGAGCACCGGGAAAAGCTGCGCCGGGCAGCAGAGGAGGCTGAGCGCCAGCGTCAGATACAGCTGGCCCAGAAGCTGGAGATCATGCGGCAGAAGAAGCAG GAGTACCTGGAGGTTCAGAGGCAACTGGCCATCCAACGCCTGCAGGAGCAGGAGAAGGAACGGCAGATGCGTCTGGAGCAACAGAAACAGACCGTCCAGATGCGCGCTCAGATGCCTGCCTTCCCCCTGCCCTATGCCCAG CTCCAGGCCATGCCCTCGGCTGGGGGTGTGCTCTACCAGCCCTCAGGCCCAACCAGCTTTCCTGGCACCTTCAGCCCAGCAGGCTCAGTGGAGGGCTCCCCCATGCATGGTGTCTACATGAGCCAGCCAGCGCCAGCCGCTGGCCCCTACTCCAGTATACCCAGCAACGCAGCAG ATCCCAGCATGGTGAGCGCCTACATGTACCCAGCAGGGACTCCTGGGGCACAGACAGCCCCCCAGGCCCAGGCTGCACCCACCGCTAGCCCTGCCTACTCATCTTATCAGCCCACTCCTACCCCAGGCTACCAG AATGTGACCTCCCAGGCCCCACAGAGTCTCCCAGCCATCTCCCAGCCGCCACAGTCTGGTACCATGGGCTATATGGGGAGTCAGTCAGTGTCCATGGGCTACCAGCCTTATAACTTGCAG ACTCTCATGACCACCCTCCCTGGCCAGGATGCATCTTTGCCACCCCAGCAGCCCTACATCACAGGGCAGCAGCCCATGTACCAGCAG ATGGCGCCCTCCGGTGGCCCTCCCCAGCAGCAGCCGCCAGTGGCCCAGCAACCACCAGTGGCAGGTCCACCAGCACAGGGCAGTGAAGCCCAGCTCATCTCATTTGACTGA
- the Hgs gene encoding hepatocyte growth factor-regulated tyrosine kinase substrate isoform X4, producing MGRGSGTFERLLDKATSQLLLETDWESILQICDLIRQGDTQAKYAVNSIKKKVNDKNPHVALYALEVMESVVKNCGQTVHDEVANKQTMEELKELLKRQVEVNVRNKILYLIQAWAHAFRNEPKYKVVQDTYQIMKVEGHVFPEFKESDAMFAAERAPDWVDAEECHRCRVQFGVVTRKHHCRACGQIFCGKCSSKYSTIPKFGIEKEVRVCEPCYEQLNKKAEGKATSTTELPPEYLTSPLSQQSQLPPKRDETALQEEEELQLALALSQSEAEEKERLRQKSTYTAHPKEPTPLASSAPPASSLYSSPVNSSAPLAEDIDPELARYLNRNYWEKKQEEARKSPTPSAPVPLTEPAAQPGEGHTAPANMVEAPLPETDSQSMTPSGGPYSEQYQNGESEESHEQFLKALQNAVTTFVNRVKSNHMRGRSITNDSAVLSLFQSINGMHPQLLELLNQLDERRLYYEGLQDKLAQIRDARGALSALREEHREKLRRAAEEAERQRQIQLAQKLEIMRQKKQEYLEVQRQLAIQRLQEQEKERQMRLEQQKQTVQMRAQMPAFPLPYAQLQAMPSAGGVLYQPSGPTSFPGTFSPAGSVEGSPMHGVYMSQPAPAAGPYSSIPSNAADPSMVSAYMYPAGTPGAQTAPQAQAAPTASPAYSSYQPTPTPGYQAPQSLPAISQPPQSGTMGYMGSQSVSMGYQPYNLQTLMTTLPGQDASLPPQQPYITGQQPMYQQMAPSGGPPQQQPPVAQQPPVAGPPAQGSEAQLISFD from the exons agcaAAATATGCTGTAAATTCCATCAAGAAGAAAGTCAATGATAAGAATCCACATGTGGCCTTGTATGCCCTGGAG GTCATGGAGTCTGTGGTGAAGAACTGTGGCCAGACGGTTCATGATGAGGTAGCCAACAAACAGACCATGGAGGAACTGAAGGAGTTGTTGAAG AGGCAAGTAGAAGTAAATGTCCGGAACAAGATACTGTACCTGATCCAGGCCTGGGCACATGCTTTCCGGAATGAGCCCAAGTACAAGGTGGTCCAGGACACCTACCAGATCATGAAAGTGGAAG GACATGTTTTCCCAGAGTTCAAGGAAAGTGATGCCATGTTTGCTGCTGAGAGG GCTCCTGACTGGGTGGATGCTGAGGAATGTCACCGGTGCAGAGTGCAGTTTGGGGTGGTAACCCGAAAG CATCACTGCCGGGCATGCGGGCAGATCTTCTGCGGCAAGTGCTCCTCTAAGTACTCCACCATCCCCAAGTTTGGCATCGAGAAGGAGGTGCGCGTGTGCGAGCCCTGCTATGAGCAGCTGAACAA GAAAGCAGAAGGAAAGGCCACCTCTACCACCGAGCTGCCCCCGGAGTATCTGACCAGCCCCCTCTCACAGCAGTCCCAG TTGCCGCCGAAGCGAGATGAGACAGCGctgcaggaggaagaggagctgcAGTTGGCCTTGGCTCTATCGCAGTCAGAGGCCGAGGAGAAGGAGAGGCTG AGACAGAAGTCAACATACACAGCGCACCCCAAGGAGCCCACACCCCTGGCATCATCAGCGCCCCCAGCCAGCAGTCTGTACTCTTCTCCTGTG AATTCATCAGCACCTCTGGCTGAGGACATCGACCCTGAG CTTGCACGGTACCTCAATCGAAACTACTGGGAGAAAAAGCAGGAAGAGGCTCGGAAGAGCCCCACACCATCCGCACCTGTGCCCCTCACAGAGCCAGCTGCCCAGCCTGGGGAGGGGCACACAGCCCCTGCCAACATGGTGGAG GCTCCCCTCCCGGAGACAGACTCTCAGTCTATGACTCCCTCTGGTGGCCCATATAGTGAG CAGTACCAGAACGGGGAGTCAGAGGAGAGCCACGAGCAGTTCCTGAAAGCCTTGCAGAACGCTGTCACCACCTTCGTCAACCGCGTGAAGAGTAACCACATGCGGGGCCGCAGCATCACCAATGACTCGGCTGTGCTGTCCCTCTTCCAGTCCATCAACGGCATGCACCCGCAGCTGCTCGAGCTCCTCAACCAGCTGGACGAGCGCAGGC TGTACTATGAGGGACTGCAGGACAAGCTGGCACAGATCCGTGATGCCAGGGGGGCACTGAGTGCCCTGCGCGAGGAGCACCGGGAAAAGCTGCGCCGGGCAGCAGAGGAGGCTGAGCGCCAGCGTCAGATACAGCTGGCCCAGAAGCTGGAGATCATGCGGCAGAAGAAGCAG GAGTACCTGGAGGTTCAGAGGCAACTGGCCATCCAACGCCTGCAGGAGCAGGAGAAGGAACGGCAGATGCGTCTGGAGCAACAGAAACAGACCGTCCAGATGCGCGCTCAGATGCCTGCCTTCCCCCTGCCCTATGCCCAG CTCCAGGCCATGCCCTCGGCTGGGGGTGTGCTCTACCAGCCCTCAGGCCCAACCAGCTTTCCTGGCACCTTCAGCCCAGCAGGCTCAGTGGAGGGCTCCCCCATGCATGGTGTCTACATGAGCCAGCCAGCGCCAGCCGCTGGCCCCTACTCCAGTATACCCAGCAACGCAGCAG ATCCCAGCATGGTGAGCGCCTACATGTACCCAGCAGGGACTCCTGGGGCACAGACAGCCCCCCAGGCCCAGGCTGCACCCACCGCTAGCCCTGCCTACTCATCTTATCAGCCCACTCCTACCCCAGGCTACCAG GCCCCACAGAGTCTCCCAGCCATCTCCCAGCCGCCACAGTCTGGTACCATGGGCTATATGGGGAGTCAGTCAGTGTCCATGGGCTACCAGCCTTATAACTTGCAG ACTCTCATGACCACCCTCCCTGGCCAGGATGCATCTTTGCCACCCCAGCAGCCCTACATCACAGGGCAGCAGCCCATGTACCAGCAG ATGGCGCCCTCCGGTGGCCCTCCCCAGCAGCAGCCGCCAGTGGCCCAGCAACCACCAGTGGCAGGTCCACCAGCACAGGGCAGTGAAGCCCAGCTCATCTCATTTGACTGA